ACTCTTTTTAACCACCTGCAATACACTCTATATAAAAACAAATAAGGAGAAGACAGATGTCAGATACACACAGGCCAAGACGTGGTTCACTGGCTTTTAGCCCAAGAAAGAAGGCAAAAAGTCACATTCCAAGATTTAGGTCATGGCCAGAATCAAATGCTGAACCCAAATTGCAAGGGTTTGCAGGCTATAAGGTGGGTATGACCCATGTGGTCATGGTAGATGATACCAAGAACAGCCTTACCGAAGGAGCTGAGATTTCTGTTCCAGTCACTATACTTGAAACTCCGGCAATCGGGGTTGCAGCTATCAGGGCTTACAAGGATTCTTCCTATGGTGAAAAATCCGTGGGTGAAGCATGGGCAACAGACTTAGATGCAGATATTCAGAAAACAATTAAGACTCCCGTTAATTATGATTCCGAGAAAGCAATCGAAAAACTTGCTTCACTTGTTGAATCAGGAGATGTCTCAGATGTACGTGTAATTACTTACACACTTCCATCCTCTCTTACCGGTGTTCCAAAGAAGAACGCAGATATCATGGAAACCGGAATTAGTGGCAAGGATGTTGCAGCCAAATTTGAGTATGCAAAATCAATACTTGGTTCTAAAGTAAACATCAACGACGTCTTTAATGGTGGACACATGGTTGATGTGGCTGCAATCACAATCGGTCACGGAACCCAGGGTCCTGTTAAGAGATGGGGTATCCAGTTGCAGAAGCACAAACATTCCCGTCAGGGAAGTTTGAGGCAGGTAGGGACCCTTGGTCCATGGCATCCTGCTCACGTAAGCTGGAGAGTTCCATTGATGGGTCAGATGGGTTATCACCAGAGAACTGAATATAACAAACGCATTTTGAAGATCTCTTCTGATGCTGATGAAATCAATCCTGACGGCGGGTTTGTAAACTACGGACTTGTTCGTGGAGACTATGTATTGATTAAAGGTAGCGTTCCGGGACCCTCCAAGAGGTTAGTAAGACTCAGGGAGCCTACAAGGTCAAAAGTATCTGGAATTGGAGAGCCTCAGGTTCTGCATATCAGCACACAGTCCAGGCAGGGGTGAATTGAATGGTTACAGCAAATATTATCGATCTTTCCGGTAATTCCAAAGGTGAGGTCACATTGCCTGCAGTTTTCGAAGAAACATACAGGCCTGACATAATTAAGAAAGTTGTTCTTTCATATCAGGCAAACAGGTACCAGCCATACGGTCCAAAAATGTATGCAGGTATGGAAACTTCTGCAAGGTCCTGGGGTTCAGGAAGAGGTGTTGCCCAGATTCCACGTCTCGCAAACGGAAGTCGCGCAGCAAGGGTTCCACAGGCAATAGGCGGAAGGCGTGCCCATCCTCCAAAACCGGAAACTG
The window above is part of the Methanohalophilus levihalophilus genome. Proteins encoded here:
- the rpl3p gene encoding 50S ribosomal protein L3 encodes the protein MSDTHRPRRGSLAFSPRKKAKSHIPRFRSWPESNAEPKLQGFAGYKVGMTHVVMVDDTKNSLTEGAEISVPVTILETPAIGVAAIRAYKDSSYGEKSVGEAWATDLDADIQKTIKTPVNYDSEKAIEKLASLVESGDVSDVRVITYTLPSSLTGVPKKNADIMETGISGKDVAAKFEYAKSILGSKVNINDVFNGGHMVDVAAITIGHGTQGPVKRWGIQLQKHKHSRQGSLRQVGTLGPWHPAHVSWRVPLMGQMGYHQRTEYNKRILKISSDADEINPDGGFVNYGLVRGDYVLIKGSVPGPSKRLVRLREPTRSKVSGIGEPQVLHISTQSRQG